One Pecten maximus chromosome 7, xPecMax1.1, whole genome shotgun sequence genomic window carries:
- the LOC117330363 gene encoding macrophage-expressed gene 1 protein-like translates to MGYSFLIHVLVKMVLVSVVSSSSDVDKGTQFVYSVGDPQRCLQRSLNKNLIRYEVLPGGGWDNLRNKHGGQVINYNYSLCETTDDGRYLLPDGIYSVPLKQSKLETFAELFSHWQNYTSTTSSTVNAEAGFHIGHFDIGGSFSYESESVRSRQLLDKSVTTRVQLRYVRYSAKLQPDTAFNPKFKARLLTIATLIVKNQTNMARYESQLLIRDFGTHIITSVDAGAALAQQDQIKTTYARSYSMDKSKVLASASASFSDVFHADTDYQHSTSKEMIDQYLGNRTHSEINTIGGSVFQPQNFSLNDWADSIADNLVAIDRAGDPLYFIITPMALPELPSSVVYELIQQVKNAINLYYKHNVYKGCTDADSPNFSYQANVDDGTCRSLSNNYTFGGVYQTCRMSGNVRSNTCSELDQKNPLTGDYSCPPNYEAVLIDVGNKKTPNTVRRCHRCGFLGLSRCCGDYASSQTASYKGYWCYATGNVQAGSGYLFGGVFTNTVGNPLTGSRSCPPYFYALRLSGSLRVCVSDDYELGFRYSVPFAGFFSCKTGNPLKLNSDEEDRHKRSNNQVFLVTFLKTSGPSHWPRGCPTGYSEHMAVVTNGCEMSYCIQANALSGQGLPTIIRPPFMEIPINGFSDNSSVQISEDGMTWTDIEGAGEVNFSLEQDNQNSNSDTAADDNGLPRGAVAVIAIVATIAFMVLVLVVGKIVRNKYRPAQYHRQQSDHLVPNQHVVYGTSSAHTEIEVES, encoded by the coding sequence ATGGGGTATTCCTTCCTCATACATGTTTTGGTAAAAATGGTCCTGGTGTCTGTCGTCAGTTCTTCGTCGGACGTAGACAAAGGCACCCAGTTCGTGTATAGCGTCGGCGACCCACAAAGGTGTCTCCAGAGAAGTTTGAACAAAAATCTCATACGATACGAGGTACTACCGGGAGGAGGATGGGACAACTTACGAAACAAACATGGCGGCCAAGTGATCAATTATAACTACAGCCTTTGTGAAACTACAGACGACGGCCGTTACTTGTTACCAGACGGAATCTATTCCGTGCCATTAAAGCAGAGCAAACTGGAAACGTTCGCCGAGTTGTTTTCACATTGGCAGAACTACACTTCAACGACATCGAGCACAGTCAATGCTGAAGCTGGTTTCCATATTGGACATTTTGATATCGGAGGATCCTTCTCGTACGAGTCCGAAAGCGTTCGGTCAAGACAATTACTAGATAAATCCGTGACCACTCGGGTTCAATTGAGGTATGTTCGATACTCTGCCAAATTACAACCGGACACAGCTTTCAATCCAAAATTTAAAGCGAGGCTTTTGACAATTGCAACACTGATAGTGAAAAACCAGACGAACATGGCTCGTTACGAGAGTCAGCTTTTAATCAGGGACTTTGGCACTCATATCATCACAAGTGTAGACGCCGGGGCAGCGCTTGCCCAGCAAGATCAGATCAAAACCACATATGCGCGTTCTTATAGCATGGACAAGAGTAAAGTACTGGCTTCTGCAAGTGCTTCATTCTCTGATGTATTTCATGCTGATACAGATTACCAACATTCTACATCGAAAGAAATGATTGACCAGTATCTTGGTAATAGAACACATTCCGAGATAAATACAATTGGTGGATCAGTGTTCCAGCCGCAGAACTTCAGTCTTAATGATTGGGCTGATAGTATTGCGGATAACTTAGTAGCTATCGACCGCGCTGGAGATCCATTGTATTTCATCATCACACCTATGGCTCTACCGGAGCTGCCATCGTCCGTTGTCTACGAACTTATCCAACAGGTGAAGAACGCCATCAATCTTTATTACAAACATAACGTTTACAAGGGATGTACCGATGCTGATTCTCCGAATTTCAGTTACCAGGCGAATGTCGATGACGGAACATGTCGCAGTCTCTCAAACAACTATACATTTGGTGGGGTATATCAGACTTGCAGAATGTCAGGAAATGTGCGGTCTAACACTTGTAGTGAACTCGACCAAAAGAATCCTCTGACAGGTGATTATTCATGTCCGCCGAATTATGAGGCAGTTCTCATAGACGTAGGAAATAAGAAAACGCCAAATACTGTACGTCGTTGCCACAGATGTGGGTTTCTGGGTTTATCCAGGTGTTGTGGTGATTATGCATCATCTCAAACAGCGTCCTACAAAGGATATTGGTGTTATGCTACAGGAAATGTTCAAGCCGGCTCTGGTTATCTGTTTGGTGGAGTTTTCACAAACACCGTTGGAAATCCGCTGACAGGTAGCCGATCCTGTCCCCCATATTTCTATGCATTGAGGCTCAGTGGCAGTCTGCGTGTTTGCGTCAGTGATGATTACGAACTTGGATTCCGTTACTCGGTACCTTTTGCTGGATTCTTCAGTTGTAAAACTGGCAATCCACTGAAGCTCAATTCGGACGAGGAAGATAGACACAAGCGAAGTAATAATCAAGTGTTTTTGGTAACATTCCTGAAAACGTCTGGGCCTTCCCATTGGCCAAGAGGCTGTCCGACCGGTTACAGTGAGCATATGGCCGTAGTTACCAATGGATGTGAAATGTCCTACTGCATTCAGGCAAACGCTTTGAGTGGTCAGGGGCTGCCGACTATCATACGACCTCCGTTTATGGAGATTCCTATAAATGGATTCTCAGATAATTCAAGTGTCCAAATAAGCGAAGATGGTATGACATGGACAGATATCGAGGGCGCCGGGGAAGTAAATTTTAGCTTAGAACAGGACAATCAGAACAGTAACAGTGACACAGCAGCAGACGACAATGGCTTGCCGCGAGGAGCAGTAGCTGTCATCGCAATAGTCGCTACTATCGCGTTCATGGTGTTGGTGTTAGTTGTGGGTAAAATCGTCAGAAACAAATACCGTCCCGCGCAATATCACCGTCAGCAGTCGGACCATCTCGTCCCAAACCAGCACGTAGTGTATGGGACATCCAGTGCCCACACCGAAATAGAGGTCGAGTCATAA